A window of the Brachybacterium sacelli genome harbors these coding sequences:
- the melA gene encoding alpha-galactosidase yields the protein MTTTAFISHPKITIIGAGGFVFPFRLIGDILSFADLREATLCLMDVNPDKLGPVADATRELVGHHGFATTVEETTDRRAALDGADIVIITFQVGGVESYAHDVKIPRKYGIDQAVGDTVGPGGVFRFLRSVASYDAIIDDALEVCPQAAFINYANPMAMATAYLNARGLHCVGLCHSVQGTTRMLARSLGVPYDEVRYRCAGINHQAWVLEFSHGREDLYPRLREVMTERHQRGRGGSELAGDDGDHSEAAEEFNVYEGGNEQVRTTLMNSFGYFETESSHHASEYLPYFRKTPELTEEYIPERWDYYEICAAHDDQGDIDAQLERLKEELAPSVEYGATIANSIVTGTPSVVHGNVPNAGSLITNLPADACVEVPCLVDANGVQPTAIGDLPLQLAALNRTNVGVQTLAVQAALTGSRENVHHAVALDPLTAAQVTLEDARAMTDELFAAHHDLLPKKLQD from the coding sequence ATGACCACCACCGCGTTCATCTCCCACCCCAAGATCACGATCATCGGAGCCGGAGGCTTCGTCTTCCCCTTCCGCCTCATCGGTGACATCCTCAGCTTCGCCGACCTGCGGGAGGCGACGTTGTGCCTGATGGACGTGAACCCTGACAAGCTCGGTCCCGTCGCCGACGCCACTCGCGAGCTGGTCGGCCATCACGGCTTCGCCACCACGGTCGAGGAGACCACCGATCGCCGTGCCGCCCTCGACGGCGCGGACATCGTCATCATCACCTTCCAGGTGGGCGGGGTGGAGTCCTATGCGCACGACGTGAAGATCCCCCGCAAGTACGGCATCGACCAGGCCGTCGGCGACACCGTCGGCCCCGGCGGGGTGTTCCGCTTCCTGCGCTCCGTGGCGTCCTACGACGCGATCATCGACGACGCCCTCGAAGTGTGCCCCCAGGCCGCCTTCATCAACTACGCCAACCCCATGGCGATGGCCACCGCCTACCTCAACGCCCGGGGCCTGCACTGCGTGGGCCTGTGCCACAGCGTCCAGGGCACCACCCGCATGCTCGCCCGCAGCCTCGGCGTCCCCTACGACGAGGTGCGCTACCGCTGCGCCGGCATCAACCACCAGGCCTGGGTGCTCGAGTTCTCCCACGGGAGGGAGGACCTCTACCCGCGGTTGCGCGAGGTCATGACCGAGCGGCACCAGCGCGGGCGCGGCGGCTCCGAGCTCGCCGGGGACGACGGCGACCACAGCGAGGCCGCCGAGGAGTTCAACGTCTACGAGGGCGGCAACGAGCAGGTGCGCACCACCCTCATGAACAGCTTCGGCTACTTCGAGACCGAGTCCAGCCACCACGCCTCGGAGTACCTGCCCTACTTCCGCAAGACACCGGAGCTGACCGAGGAGTACATCCCCGAGCGCTGGGACTACTACGAGATCTGCGCCGCGCATGACGACCAGGGCGACATCGACGCCCAGCTCGAGCGTCTCAAGGAGGAGCTCGCCCCGTCGGTCGAGTACGGCGCGACCATCGCGAACTCGATCGTCACCGGCACCCCGAGCGTCGTGCACGGCAACGTGCCCAACGCCGGCTCGCTGATCACGAACCTCCCGGCCGACGCCTGCGTCGAGGTGCCCTGCCTGGTCGACGCCAACGGCGTACAGCCCACCGCGATCGGTGACCTGCCGCTGCAGCTGGCGGCCCTGAACCGCACCAACGTCGGCGTCCAGACGCTCGCGGTGCAGGCCGCGCTGACCGGCAGCCGCGAGAACGTCCATCACGCCGTGGCCCTGGACCCCCTGACCGCGGCTCAGGTGACCCTCGAGGACGCCCGCGCCATGACCGACGAGCTCTTCGCCGCGCACCACGACCTGCTGCCGAAGAAACTGCAGGACTGA
- a CDS encoding ABC transporter substrate-binding protein produces MRRPTIARRQILAVAGISAVGALAACNGESTDTQHLRLSSWNIPADLESYQEIADAFVADHPGTSVSVEVTTGQFHQWFITRLAADLAPDIIRITPQQIGRYAANGSLIDLADAVPPEYREDWSEPFWAIGQRENGLFGIFQHTDNFITFYDKQVMEQIGVEPPERIEDAWTWEEFLEVADEVKKATGHYAFSYGWSGPDTAYRWMPIIYQNGGAFLGQDGLTPSMDTEEAIGALEFGRRWYADGLVSTSNMSKFGGGHVDFDLFTTGQVGMALTNPEAIAAFDEARPGEWGVAPMIRNSAEASDLGGNALAVTKSSKHRELAAELVAYLTSRKNIRSFCHDGNWIPSRTSLTAEDIGYADHEDVMQMFIDQGTTIPLSMVKAQSGEFFSSLNAMFADYLDLCLLGELTPQETSQQMMEAMLSVTSR; encoded by the coding sequence ATGAGAAGGCCAACCATCGCCCGGCGCCAGATCCTGGCCGTCGCCGGGATCTCGGCGGTCGGTGCTCTCGCCGCCTGCAACGGCGAGAGCACTGACACCCAGCACCTGCGTCTGTCCTCCTGGAACATCCCTGCTGATCTGGAGTCGTACCAGGAGATCGCCGACGCCTTCGTCGCCGACCACCCCGGTACCTCGGTCTCCGTCGAGGTGACGACGGGGCAGTTCCACCAATGGTTCATCACCCGCCTGGCCGCCGATCTGGCCCCGGACATCATCCGGATCACCCCGCAGCAGATCGGCCGCTACGCCGCCAACGGCAGCCTCATCGACCTCGCCGACGCCGTTCCCCCGGAGTACCGCGAGGACTGGAGCGAACCCTTCTGGGCGATCGGACAGCGCGAGAACGGGCTGTTCGGGATCTTCCAGCACACGGACAACTTCATCACCTTCTACGACAAGCAGGTCATGGAGCAGATCGGCGTCGAGCCGCCGGAGCGGATCGAGGACGCCTGGACCTGGGAGGAGTTCCTCGAGGTCGCCGACGAGGTGAAGAAGGCGACCGGTCACTACGCCTTCTCGTACGGGTGGAGCGGACCCGACACCGCTTACCGCTGGATGCCGATCATCTACCAGAACGGCGGTGCCTTCCTCGGCCAGGACGGGCTGACCCCGTCGATGGACACCGAGGAGGCGATCGGCGCGCTCGAGTTCGGACGGCGCTGGTACGCCGACGGGCTGGTCAGCACCAGCAACATGAGCAAGTTCGGGGGCGGGCACGTGGACTTCGACCTGTTCACCACCGGGCAGGTGGGCATGGCGCTGACCAACCCCGAGGCGATCGCCGCCTTCGACGAGGCCCGACCCGGGGAGTGGGGTGTCGCGCCGATGATCCGCAACAGCGCGGAGGCCTCCGATCTCGGCGGGAACGCCCTCGCGGTCACCAAGTCCTCGAAGCACCGCGAGCTCGCCGCCGAACTCGTCGCCTACCTGACCAGCCGGAAGAACATCCGCTCCTTCTGCCACGACGGCAACTGGATCCCCTCGCGCACCTCGCTGACCGCCGAGGACATCGGGTACGCCGACCACGAGGACGTGATGCAGATGTTCATCGACCAGGGCACCACGATCCCGCTGTCCATGGTCAAGGCGCAGTCCGGCGAGTTCTTCAGCTCCCTGAACGCGATGTTCGCGGACTACCTGGACCTCTGCCTGCTCGGTGAGCTCACCCCGCAGGAGACGTCACAGCAGATGATGGAGGCGATGCTCAGTGTCACGTCCCGTTGA
- a CDS encoding sugar ABC transporter permease, translating into MSRPVESLTRPRSRTGRRLTPYVFIGPAALLFLTFSLIPIVIAITLSFQDTQTLGDGDWVGLANFAALGSDRLFRTALVNTVVFAVGTVPTSMALGLAFAVALNRPLPGRGLFRAMFFVPMVAAGVVVGVVMSWIFNTDYGVANNALELLGLGRLPWLTSPSMAMLTLIIVVVWTRIGFCMVIYLGALQSVPGEIIEAASIDGAGPWARFRRITLPMLAPTTSILLILNVVFSLQAFDIIYVLTGGGPGFSTTVLIQYVFRSAFQDAQMGYAAALGLVLVAILLLFTLLRQRATKRAESYL; encoded by the coding sequence GTGTCACGTCCCGTTGAGTCCCTGACCCGCCCCCGCAGCCGCACCGGGCGGCGGCTGACCCCGTACGTGTTCATCGGCCCCGCCGCCCTTTTGTTCCTCACCTTCTCGCTGATCCCGATCGTCATCGCGATCACCTTGAGCTTCCAGGACACCCAGACGCTGGGCGACGGGGACTGGGTGGGTCTTGCGAACTTCGCCGCGCTCGGCTCGGACCGTCTGTTCCGCACCGCCCTGGTCAACACCGTCGTGTTCGCCGTCGGCACGGTGCCCACCTCGATGGCCCTCGGCCTCGCCTTCGCGGTCGCGCTGAACCGACCGTTGCCGGGTCGGGGACTGTTCCGGGCGATGTTCTTCGTGCCGATGGTGGCCGCCGGCGTCGTGGTCGGCGTGGTCATGTCGTGGATCTTCAACACGGACTACGGCGTCGCCAACAACGCGCTGGAGCTGCTGGGCCTGGGGCGTCTGCCCTGGCTGACCTCACCCAGCATGGCGATGCTCACGCTGATCATCGTGGTGGTCTGGACCCGGATCGGGTTCTGCATGGTGATCTACCTCGGCGCCCTGCAGTCCGTGCCCGGCGAGATCATCGAGGCCGCCTCGATCGACGGCGCCGGCCCCTGGGCCCGGTTCCGCCGCATCACCCTGCCGATGCTCGCCCCCACCACGTCGATCCTGCTGATCCTCAACGTCGTGTTCTCCCTGCAGGCCTTCGACATCATCTACGTGCTGACGGGCGGTGGGCCGGGCTTCTCCACCACCGTGCTCATCCAGTACGTGTTCCGATCGGCCTTCCAGGACGCCCAGATGGGGTACGCGGCCGCCCTCGGCCTGGTCCTGGTGGCGATCCTGCTGCTGTTCACGCTGCTGCGGCAACGTGCCACGAAGAGAGCGGAGAGCTACCTATGA
- a CDS encoding carbohydrate ABC transporter permease: protein MSTEARSTRSIARPPSIPPRRWLLVAGLALLAILMVFPLYWMVVSALTPGGQSQSSQFYLWPEAPTLANFTEVFTSQPVARWIWNSVLISVVTTAISVVVSLGAGYALAKFRFAGRGMLYAAFMLTIMIPIQVTIVPSFLVVARIGLVDSPWAVILPTAFDVVGIFIARQFMLGVPDALIEAARVDGAGEFRAFFSVVLPTCGPLVGVLVILAFMARWNDFLWPMVVLQGAESLTVPVGLSTLTNNPAFASPWGAVMAVATVTVLPILVVFLVFQKQFVQGISSTGIK from the coding sequence ATGAGCACAGAGGCCCGCTCCACCCGGAGCATCGCCCGTCCGCCGTCCATCCCGCCCCGGCGCTGGCTGCTGGTCGCGGGGCTCGCCCTGCTGGCGATCCTGATGGTCTTCCCGCTGTACTGGATGGTCGTCTCCGCGCTCACCCCGGGGGGCCAGTCCCAGAGCTCGCAGTTCTACCTCTGGCCCGAAGCGCCGACGCTCGCGAACTTCACCGAGGTGTTCACGAGTCAGCCTGTCGCGCGCTGGATCTGGAACTCCGTGCTGATCTCGGTGGTCACCACGGCGATCTCGGTCGTGGTCTCCCTGGGGGCCGGTTACGCGCTGGCGAAGTTCCGCTTCGCCGGTCGCGGGATGCTGTACGCGGCGTTCATGCTCACGATCATGATCCCGATCCAGGTCACGATCGTGCCGTCGTTCCTGGTGGTCGCCCGGATCGGCCTGGTCGACTCCCCGTGGGCGGTCATCCTGCCCACCGCCTTCGACGTGGTCGGGATCTTCATCGCCCGCCAGTTCATGCTGGGCGTCCCCGACGCGCTGATCGAGGCCGCACGGGTCGACGGTGCCGGGGAGTTCCGCGCGTTCTTCTCGGTGGTCCTGCCCACCTGCGGCCCCCTCGTCGGCGTGCTCGTGATCCTCGCGTTCATGGCGCGCTGGAACGACTTCCTCTGGCCGATGGTCGTGCTGCAGGGCGCGGAGAGCCTGACCGTCCCGGTGGGGCTGTCGACCCTGACCAACAATCCGGCCTTCGCCTCTCCGTGGGGCGCGGTGATGGCGGTGGCGACGGTGACGGTGCTGCCGATTCTCGTCGTGTTCCTGGTGTTCCAGAAGCAGTTCGTCCAGGGGATCTCGAGCACGGGCATCAAGTGA